In candidate division TA06 bacterium, one DNA window encodes the following:
- a CDS encoding 4Fe-4S dicluster domain-containing protein, with amino-acid sequence MMRKIIKIDEDLCDGCGVCIPGCPEQALQIVDTPEGPKARLVKEFFCDGLGACLGACPTGALTVEERESDVYDEEATVARIKEVAPEILEEHLRHLKEHAEELPEHHSHKMPKGVTACPGAQVLHWPEKKKETAKPVELDSELRQWPIQLHLVPPVAPYFKDADLVIVADCVPFAYANFHQDYLKDKAIAIGCPKLDDAEAYKEKVKDIIKAANPKSIKVLHMEVPCCFGLVHLVQQAIKEAGKDIPFETETISIKGEKL; translated from the coding sequence CCGAACAGGCACTGCAGATTGTCGATACGCCCGAAGGCCCAAAGGCAAGATTGGTGAAAGAGTTCTTTTGCGACGGCCTCGGTGCGTGTCTCGGCGCGTGTCCCACGGGAGCATTAACTGTCGAGGAGAGAGAATCAGATGTTTACGATGAAGAGGCGACGGTTGCTCGAATAAAGGAAGTTGCCCCGGAGATACTTGAGGAGCACCTCCGACACCTCAAAGAACACGCAGAAGAGTTACCTGAACATCACAGCCATAAGATGCCAAAGGGCGTGACTGCATGTCCCGGGGCCCAGGTGCTCCACTGGCCAGAGAAGAAGAAAGAGACTGCCAAGCCTGTGGAACTCGATTCAGAGTTGCGGCAGTGGCCAATACAGCTCCATCTGGTTCCGCCGGTTGCGCCCTACTTCAAGGACGCGGATCTTGTGATAGTCGCTGATTGTGTTCCCTTTGCATACGCGAACTTCCACCAGGACTATCTGAAAGACAAGGCGATTGCCATTGGGTGTCCGAAACTTGATGATGCTGAAGCCTACAAAGAAAAGGTGAAAGACATAATCAAGGCGGCAAATCCCAAAAGCATAAAGGTCCTGCACATGGAGGTCCCGTGTTGTTTTGGTCTCGTACACCTTGTCCAGCAGGCCATAAAGGAAGCTGGGAAAGACATACCGTTTGAGACTGAAACGATAAGTATAAAGGGCGAAAAGCTGTAG